gaggtaGGTtcttggggcaaagcctgaagaggatggggtttggggaggggagggacttcaatgccaaggagtccaatggccaaaggggccattttctccaggtgaactgatctctatcggctggagatcagttgtaatagcacgtaatgtccagctagaacctggaggctggcaaccctattcgagagacacattcctgctgagctccatcTCCAAATGAAACTCCAACCCCTCCCCAGTCACCGcctccaagtctccaggaattttccaacttggaaTTTGCAACCGTGAGCCAAACTACAGGAGACAGAGGGAACTGGCCCATCCCATGTGTGTTGATGCCATTTCAAAAGCATGTGTAGTTCTATACAAAATGCTGTCAGGACCTGATCCAGAGCAGGTGTGCGGCAGGGCAGTCCCAAGAGATCTTTTCAGGTGCACACACAGGTCCCAGTGGGCGGTGGCAAATGGGGCCTGGGAGCAGGGCATcaggcacacatgaagctgccttatactggatcagacccttggtccatcaaggtcagtatcatcctCTCAGACTGGTGGtgactctcaggcagaggtctttctcctactgccaggtcctttaacatggagattccagggattgaacctggggccttctgcatgccaagcagatgctctgccactgagccacagcccctacccatcCCTAATGCCCTTCACCTAAACACACCACagttactttttgcagggcatGCCAGGGAAGCAGCTCCCATTCCATCAGGCCAAAGATCAGAGTCCGCACAGAGCTTTCAAATATGGGCTTTTGGAAAACTctctccctctagggttgccaacctccaggtggtaagaaaaaaagaacagtacCAGGCTCACAATATTATATCCAAAACACAGTGTATTAGTGAAACTACAGACAAGTGTATAAACATACAGTGCagtgaaaaaaaattaacaacaaGATATGCAAATGCAGACACACAATCTCGCAGGCACTCTTCAGCAACACACCCACAAGTATCGCACCAGGGTCGCTCTTATAGTAGATTCTCAAAAGTCTATAGTTACAAACTCCAGGATAGGCAAAAGGACCGGAAAAGTTCTTCACGGTTGAGGAAAAGCACCTGCACTCCGTAGCTGTAACTTTTCAGCATGAACGGTCGCTTTTCCTGGTTAGACTTATCACAATAGAAGGACTTTTGTCGTGCATATTAAGAATTGTTTTCTGTGAGGCTGACGAAGCCTTTTGGCGAAAGCGCGGAAAATATCCGGAAAAGCGTTCCCTTTCTTACGTGCATTTTTGCCTGCCGAGTCTACCTTGCCTATCCTGGAGTTTGTAACTATAGACTTTTGAGAATCCACTATAAGAGCTACCCTGGTTTTCATACTTGTAGGTGTGTTGCTGAAGAGTGCCTGCGAGATTGTGTGTCTGCATTTGCATAACTTATTAATTTTTTTCACTGTACTATATGTTTATACACTTGTCTGTAGTTTCACGAATACACTGTGTTTTGGATATAATATTGTGAGCCTGgtactgttctttttttcttactTCTAGTTACAGTATTGGTGAATTTTTTGtaccctaacctccaggtggtagctggtgatctcccactattacaagtgatctccaggtgacagagattagttcccctggagaaaatggctgctttggcaattggactctatggcattgaagcccctcccctccccaaaccccaccctcctcagactctaccccaaaaacctctcaccggtggcaaagagggacctggcaaccctagccataatatGGAAGGGAGCTTGGGAGTGCCTCACTGTTTCTATTATGGGATGCCAGGCCATTTCACCAGGGCCTCGGCTCCTCCTTGCCAGGTTCAGCATCCCGGCGCAGGAGGCAGCTTGTTGAAAGACAAACCCTGGCTCCTCGGGCCCGAATccagaacagactgctggagaggGTTTGCCGGGCCAGAGACGTAGCCGTGGCCGTGGATGGGGGTGAAGAATGAAGGGAAGCGGTAAGTACCATCCGGGACTTGGCAAGATGCCCCACAACCCGTCGGGCAGCACTTCTGGTTCGCCTTGCAGCTGTCGTCCGACTGGCACTCTTCCGTGCAGTTCCCGCCGGTCGTCACCGCCTGTGTCTCGGGGCAGGTGCCAGCTTTTTCTGCAAGAGAAAAGCACAGGGGAGAGGTAGCCCCTCGGGTCCCCTCCTCTCATCGAGGGTGCCCTCAGCCTTTGGGCCTCAGGAAGCTGCCCTTCCCGCCCCATCCTGAAGGGCAAGGAAATGGCAGGCGGATGCCCGGCAGGGGGCCGGGGCATCCAGTCGGCCGGGACCTGGGCTGCGTGCCCACTGCTCACGCGTGACAGGGACGAGAGACTGTTCCCTTGAGGGGGTGCGGGGGCGGGCCTGCAGGTCAGGCTGGGGCAGGCGGCCGTCTCCTGCCGAGGAGACGGAACTCACACCCACCTGTCACGTTCTGTCCAGATGTGCCGGGCAGCTGCGTGGCGAAGAAGAGGAGCcccaggagggagaggaggagggggcagccgccgccgctgggcTTCATGGCGGTGGCGAGAGGAGTGTGCGGAGTAGTGGCAGTCCCCGCCCGGGCTTTAAGCTCTCTCCAGGTGTGGCTGACCAACAGGacgggagggagaggggagaggactGACTCCCAGGTGATGAATAGAGAACAGGCTGAGCTGAACACCCTCCTCATTCCATTGCACAATCCGCACGGATCAGGTATCAccgctggcaggagaaaaaatgcaGGCCGGGAGAGAGGCCGGCTGGGAAGGGCCGGGGAGCCTCTGCTCGGCCAGGGGGGAAgggcttctctttccccttcgcCTCTCAGCCCTTTCCTGCCGCGGCACGCAACTGTTCAGGACGCTGAAGCCAGAGAGGACCCGGACATCTCCGTGGAGAAGTGGGAGGATGTCGGCCACTCGGAGGGCCACTTGTGGCCCTTACTGGCCTTCCGCCGTGGACCCCTGGGAGACGTGGTGACGCTGAGTGGTGGTCCAGGGGCATTTTCCAACCACGAGACATTTCCAACAACATCTGTCCGACTGATGGATGCCACGTGGACCCTTCTGGCACGTATAAAAAAGTGATGAAGATGGAAACAGGAAGGAGAGAGGCTGCCGCAGGGAAGGACAAACTGGCCACAGAGCTGGAGACAACCGGCAGCAGAGAGAGGAGGCGGGACGGTCACTGGGTGCTCCCCTGCCCTCTTCCGGGACAGAACTTGAAGCACTTGCAGGCGAACCCTGCATGTCCAGTGTGCACAGCTAGGAGGTCAAACAGCAAAGGAGGGCAGTTGCCTGACTTGTCTAGTCGTGGCTTCATCTGCTGGCTGATGGCCGGAAAATGGGCTCCTAGCCCACCAGCCCAACCCAGCCCGGCTCCTCTGATGAGCTCTGTCCCATCTGCGCGATCTCTGCTTTGAGGCTTAGGCCTGATTGGCTAGTGACTTTGGGGATTTGGAGTCTTTGCCTGCAACTTGCTGCTTGGCTTACCTTCTTGATAGCCCTTCTGCTTCTgctgaaggggctgtggctcagtgatagagcctctgcttggcatgcagaaggttccaggttcaatccctggcatcgccagttaaagggactaggcaagtgggtaatgtgaaagacctctgcctgaaaccctggagagctgctgccagtctgagtagacaatactgactttggtggaccaagggtctggttcagtgtaagacAGTTTCataggggagggaccatggctcagtggcagagcatctgcttggcatgcagaaggttccaggttcaatccccagcatcgccagttaaagggactaggcaagtgggtaatgtgaaagacctctgcctgagaccctggagagctgctgccagtctgagtagacaatactgactttggtggaccaaggttctgattcagttaaggcagattcatgtgttgaTGTGCCTTGCTTTGGGATCCGGATTGCGCCAGCTGGTGTTGATTGGGGGCTGGCTGGGTGGGAGTGAACAGACCTTTTGCCTTTGGTTGCAGGGACTTGACGCAGTGGCCTCTTGGTGGTCTCGAGCTCTATTACttcacataaggttgccaacctccaggtggttgctggagctctcctgctattacaactgatctccaggtgacagaagtcagcacctggagaaaatggccactttggaaggtggactcagtggcattatacccccactgaagtccctcccttcaccaaaccctgccctcctcaggctccatccccaaaatctccaggtatttcccaaccctgagctggcaaccctagtgtagatgCTGCCCTCTTCTGTGTGGTGGAGCCAGGGGACATACGAGACCCTGACATGGAGGAGAGTGGGGCCAACCTGGCTGCTCGGGTATCCACAAGCGTGCCAGCAGGGACCCCACGGGGTGTGGACTGCCTGGGCAAGGCCTGTCTCTCTCGGGGTCACAGGCCACTTGGCAGCTCTTCTTTGTATACATTCTCAAGGCTCTTAAATCCCCACCGTCAAAAATgaggcaagacctgagcaggccGGAGCTGACCGGTTGTTTGTGGTATGCCACCCCCAGTGCAGCTTGGCCACTTGAGGGGTCAGTTGCTAAAGGCTCCGGCCCCTTTGCTGGGCTCCAGGATGCAAGACCAGCTTGGCTCAGGGACCCAAGAAGGGTGGTGGGTGGAGCCGCTGTTCTGTGCAGAAGCAACCTGAGGGCAGTTCGGGTACGGCTCCCCTCACTTATCACTGCTTGTCTGCCACTGACATGGTTCCCGGCTctttaacagggttgccagatctgggttggaaaattcatggagatttgggtgtggagcctgcgGAGGTCAGTAGATGGTGAGGAGAGCaacctcagtgtggtgtagtggttaagagctgtagactctaatctggaggactgggtttgattccccactcctccacatgcagccatctgcgtgaccttgggctggtcacagttttctctgaactctctcagcactacctacctcccaaggtgtctgttgtggggagaggaaggaaaggctatTATAAGCAACtgcttaaggtagagaaaatgggagtataaaaacaaacttgtctatttcttcttcttcttcttcttcttcttctttgtctctcctcctcctcctcctcctcttcttcttcgtccctcctcctcctcctcctccttttcttcttcttcttcttcttcttcttcttcttcttcttcttcttcttcttcttcttcttcttcttccctagactccactctccaaacaatagtctggagaacagttgtaattctgggggaattTCCAGGCTCCCCCTGTAGGTTGGCAATCAAACCCTTTCAACAAAGTGTCCTGCTCATGGTTAAGCTAATGTTCTTGGCCTTTGCCTGAGGATGACAATGGGATGGAGAAAGGAGATGTTGTGAGCTCTGGAGGAGGAAATACTTGCCTGGAGGTGTGGA
This Euleptes europaea isolate rEulEur1 chromosome 2, rEulEur1.hap1, whole genome shotgun sequence DNA region includes the following protein-coding sequences:
- the LOC130472980 gene encoding waprin-Phi1-like, with the protein product MKPSGGGCPLLLSLLGLLFFATQLPGTSGQNVTEKAGTCPETQAVTTGGNCTEECQSDDSCKANQKCCPTGCGASCQVPDDKPGTCPKTVGAISPLGICQEKCSKDSDCRDTAKCCQNGCGKRSCLSPDF